Proteins encoded within one genomic window of Bacteroidota bacterium:
- a CDS encoding transposase has product MSRNYKFHDQEQIYFISFATVYWVDVFIRPIYKNILVESIQYCIEAKGLLVYVWVIMTSHVHMIIGTRQVKMQDIVRDLKKFSSKKIIEAIQNNPVVEGFVNETYEYKYSSAIDYSGGKGLINVEIID; this is encoded by the coding sequence ATGAGCAGAAACTACAAATTTCATGATCAAGAACAAATATACTTTATATCATTTGCTACTGTATATTGGGTGGATGTATTTATCAGACCAATCTATAAAAACATATTAGTTGAAAGTATTCAATACTGTATAGAAGCAAAGGGATTGCTTGTTTATGTCTGGGTAATAATGACAAGCCATGTGCATATGATCATTGGAACCAGACAAGTAAAAATGCAGGATATAGTAAGAGACTTAAAGAAGTTCAGTTCAAAAAAAATTATTGAAGCTATTCAAAATAATCCAGTGGTTGAAGGTTTTGTAAATGAAACTTATGAATATAAATATAGTAGTGCAATAGATTATTCAGGAGGGAAAGGCTTGATAAATGTTGAAATTATTGACTGA
- a CDS encoding T9SS type B sorting domain-containing protein, which translates to MKTFIKIILICSFCLLILGKANAQVSNKWIIDSRNNNFVLDFSLDNPIINKISYNHGTINSICNSRGDLKYFISYGIYGINPYRTISEFNKNPYLTNSQLARRSIIIPEINNNGIYYFFTISSYKSLIPGLFYSELNKNSNSGLGEITILNNEIERGSFSYLTSQIFNKETYWVIAYNYPDYFYAIKLSENGIDTIIRNTRTRVKEFDNYIPYQFHETRGIWGFLKLSHDCKSLVETINISSNDSSRHYVIIHDFNPETGLISNQRIIKKYYGSVSNGFSVKELVLNSVFSPNDSLIYISNGKFGLHRLDRYDYKMDYDNSIIPGLKDTVLHAQLANNGRVYFYSHSSNGEYNISEIKYPDSTNNKYCYKKKVFSETFSWSDAYFPHVYFEDMRIIPKYSNTCNNTHFKVWYDTNVFKEIVWYFTKTDSARGILVTYDFEKSGIYPILLKAKKTNGYVRTHYDTIVYYNKPIANFYSDTNASCQWIAYQFYDSSFRDTVNNDVGESWLWDFGDGITDTIQNPAHVYTKSGRYTVKLVYCNGFCTDTIEKQQAVEIIAAPRPGFKMSQTNYCSPYLLQITDTSLGQVQSYFYEFGDGSDTNIASPNHYYENAGNYTIVQTLTGPTGCVTKDSAILHLTKGFSGNEQVNSLTANVLDNDSIILNWESMTDALSYNLFKSFNDPNYIRLIKLQDTFYTDLKVDPTQNVYAYKIAALDSCQRPTQNSLKLKNILLTGETHHNNYSILYWTPFEEWQNGVEEYYLQYQTESGQFAMVNTSSNTEYQDNRFFDGKTQWAKCYRIMAIEKDGNLQQSISNLLCLDYEAVLWIPTAFSPNRDGLNDSFLVQGIRIEDFNLQLFNRWGEKVFETTDPKIGWDGNFHQNPCAAGVYTYIIKATGNEGKQISLSGSLHLIR; encoded by the coding sequence ATGAAAACGTTTATTAAAATAATACTGATTTGTAGCTTTTGTCTTTTAATTTTGGGAAAGGCTAATGCACAAGTAAGTAATAAGTGGATAATTGATAGTCGAAATAATAATTTTGTATTAGATTTTAGTCTTGATAATCCAATTATTAATAAAATATCTTATAATCACGGTACTATTAACTCTATTTGTAATTCAAGAGGAGATTTGAAATATTTTATTTCTTATGGAATTTATGGAATTAATCCGTACAGGACTATTAGTGAATTCAACAAAAACCCATACCTTACCAATTCGCAACTTGCAAGACGTTCAATAATTATTCCTGAAATCAATAATAATGGCATTTATTACTTCTTTACAATAAGTAGTTATAAAAGCTTGATACCAGGCTTATTTTATAGTGAGCTAAATAAAAACAGTAATAGTGGATTAGGAGAAATAACCATTTTGAACAACGAAATTGAAAGAGGTTCTTTTTCCTATCTAACAAGTCAAATATTCAACAAAGAAACATATTGGGTAATTGCATATAATTATCCTGATTATTTTTATGCAATTAAATTAAGCGAAAATGGAATTGACACAATAATCAGAAATACTCGGACAAGAGTGAAGGAATTCGATAACTATATTCCTTATCAATTTCATGAAACAAGAGGAATTTGGGGATTTTTGAAGTTGTCACATGATTGCAAATCACTTGTTGAAACTATTAACATAAGCTCTAATGACTCTAGCAGGCATTATGTGATTATTCATGATTTTAATCCAGAAACTGGACTTATTTCAAACCAACGTATTATTAAGAAATACTATGGAAGTGTTTCAAATGGGTTTTCAGTGAAAGAATTAGTTCTTAATTCAGTATTCAGTCCAAATGATTCATTAATTTATATATCAAATGGGAAATTCGGTCTTCATAGATTAGATAGATATGATTACAAAATGGATTATGACAATTCAATTATTCCGGGATTAAAAGACACAGTATTACATGCACAACTTGCCAATAATGGTCGGGTTTATTTTTATTCTCATTCTTCAAATGGAGAGTATAATATTTCAGAAATAAAATATCCAGATTCAACAAACAATAAGTATTGCTATAAAAAGAAAGTATTTAGTGAGACTTTTTCTTGGTCTGATGCTTATTTCCCTCACGTATATTTTGAAGACATGCGGATAATTCCAAAGTATTCCAATACTTGCAACAACACTCATTTCAAAGTGTGGTACGATACTAATGTTTTTAAGGAAATTGTATGGTATTTTACTAAAACAGATAGTGCCAGAGGTATACTTGTGACATATGATTTTGAAAAATCAGGGATTTATCCCATTTTACTTAAGGCAAAAAAAACAAATGGATATGTTAGAACACATTATGATACGATTGTTTATTATAATAAGCCCATCGCAAACTTTTATTCCGATACTAATGCTAGTTGTCAGTGGATTGCCTATCAATTCTATGATTCAAGTTTTAGAGATACTGTAAATAATGATGTAGGAGAAAGCTGGCTCTGGGATTTTGGGGATGGGATTACTGATACCATCCAAAACCCGGCACATGTTTATACCAAAAGTGGGAGATACACAGTAAAACTGGTTTATTGTAATGGTTTTTGTACTGATACCATAGAAAAACAACAAGCAGTAGAAATTATTGCTGCACCACGCCCGGGATTTAAAATGAGCCAAACAAATTATTGCTCACCCTATTTACTTCAAATTACAGATACATCCCTTGGGCAAGTGCAAAGTTATTTCTATGAGTTTGGGGATGGAAGTGATACCAATATAGCTTCTCCAAATCATTATTATGAAAATGCAGGAAATTACACAATTGTACAAACACTCACAGGCCCAACGGGCTGTGTAACCAAAGATTCAGCTATTTTACACTTGACAAAAGGATTTTCAGGCAATGAGCAGGTCAATTCACTTACAGCCAATGTGCTTGATAACGACAGCATAATTCTTAATTGGGAAAGCATGACAGATGCATTATCCTATAATCTATTTAAGAGTTTTAATGATCCGAATTACATCAGGCTGATTAAGCTACAGGATACTTTTTATACCGACTTGAAAGTTGATCCCACACAAAATGTATATGCCTACAAAATAGCAGCACTGGATAGTTGCCAGCGCCCTACCCAAAACAGCCTCAAGCTTAAAAACATTTTGCTTACAGGCGAAACCCACCACAACAACTACAGCATTTTGTATTGGACACCTTTTGAAGAATGGCAAAATGGAGTTGAAGAATATTACCTGCAATATCAAACCGAAAGCGGGCAATTTGCAATGGTAAACACAAGCTCCAACACCGAATACCAAGATAATCGTTTTTTTGATGGTAAAACCCAATGGGCTAAATGCTACCGGATTATGGCTATTGAAAAGGATGGAAACCTGCAACAAAGCATCAGCAATTTGCTTTGCCTCGACTATGAAGCAGTGTTGTGGATACCTACTGCTTTTTCTCCAAACAGAGATGGATTAAACGACAGTTTCCTTGTACAGGGAATTAGAATTGAGGATTTTAACTTGCAACTCTTTAACCGCTGGGGTGAAAAAGTATTTGAAACCACTGATCCAAAAATTGGCTGGGATGGAAATTTCCATCAAAATCCTTGTGCTGCAGGGGTTTATACCTACATCATTAAAGCAACAGGAAACGAAGGAAAACAAATTTCGCTGAGTGGTAGTTTGCATTTAATCAGGTAA
- a CDS encoding sodium:proton exchanger, which produces MNPYIFIIVLSSLLILSYFFNVIAKKTNIPSVLLLILTGLLMQFAISNHSLSDFDFFPILELVGIVGLIMIVLEAALELELKRDKLGLIFRSLAVALITLVGTAGLIGWLVSFIFEVPILTGLIYGIPIATMSSAIVIPSVSNLEEHKREFMIYESTFSDIIGIMFFYFLIAVKPGDSFGDLFLHGIGNIGLTIVLSIVLSLFLVFISQKIKSKVRLVLLLSILFLLYTIGKMSHLSALFIILIFGLVLNNNRFITRGKWAKYFKKEAISDVLADMQIITIESSFVVRTLFFVLFGLTISITSFYNLKVITISLLFLAILFGIRFITLFLIQGKKLLPQLFIAPRGLITILLFFAIPEKLMIEEFKPGILLFVILLSSFIMAYALIKDSRTRKKRALELAYEDSLTEESEEIAGIKIIEDESLGQFKEDTKDGSDETSHKSRFEDSDWIWEKDE; this is translated from the coding sequence ATGAATCCGTACATATTTATTATTGTCCTCTCAAGTCTTCTCATTTTATCTTATTTTTTCAATGTAATTGCGAAGAAGACCAATATTCCCAGTGTTTTATTGCTCATATTAACAGGCTTGCTTATGCAGTTTGCTATCAGCAACCATAGTTTGTCTGACTTTGATTTCTTCCCAATTCTTGAGCTGGTGGGTATTGTTGGATTGATAATGATTGTTTTAGAAGCTGCTTTGGAGTTAGAGCTGAAACGAGACAAATTAGGACTAATATTCAGATCACTTGCAGTAGCTCTTATTACATTGGTGGGAACAGCCGGATTAATTGGTTGGCTTGTTAGTTTCATTTTTGAAGTTCCAATATTAACAGGACTTATTTACGGAATTCCTATTGCCACCATGAGCAGCGCAATTGTGATTCCCAGTGTCAGTAATTTGGAGGAACACAAAAGGGAATTCATGATTTATGAAAGCACTTTTTCAGATATCATTGGAATTATGTTCTTTTACTTTTTAATTGCTGTTAAGCCAGGCGATAGTTTTGGCGATTTATTTTTGCACGGTATAGGCAACATCGGACTAACGATAGTATTGTCCATTGTATTAAGCCTGTTTTTGGTTTTTATTTCACAAAAAATCAAATCCAAAGTTAGATTGGTGTTATTGCTTTCTATTTTATTCTTGTTGTATACTATTGGTAAAATGTCGCACTTATCAGCATTATTTATCATTTTAATTTTCGGATTAGTTTTAAACAATAACCGATTTATTACGCGCGGTAAATGGGCTAAATATTTTAAAAAGGAAGCCATAAGCGATGTTTTAGCTGATATGCAAATTATTACCATTGAATCTTCCTTTGTTGTGCGAACATTGTTCTTTGTATTATTTGGCTTAACCATTTCCATTACATCTTTTTACAACCTAAAAGTTATTACGATCAGTTTATTGTTTTTGGCCATTTTATTTGGGATTCGTTTTATTACGCTATTCCTCATACAGGGTAAAAAATTATTGCCTCAATTATTTATTGCTCCACGTGGACTGATTACCATCTTATTGTTTTTTGCTATCCCTGAAAAACTGATGATTGAAGAATTTAAGCCTGGTATTTTGCTTTTCGTTATTTTACTTTCCAGTTTTATAATGGCTTATGCCTTAATCAAGGATTCTAGAACCAGAAAGAAAAGAGCTCTGGAATTAGCTTATGAAGACAGTTTAACTGAAGAATCAGAAGAAATTGCAGGTATAAAAATTATTGAAGATGAGAGTCTCGGCCAATTTAAAGAAGACACAAAGGACGGATCTGATGAAACTTCTCATAAAAGCCGTTTCGAAGACTCAGATTGGATTTGGGAGAAGGATGAATAG
- a CDS encoding phosphate permease, producing MDSIYLILVIVLFALAISDLIVGVSNDAVNFLNSAVGAKAGSFKLIMLIAAAGVFIGATFSTGMMEVARKGIFHPEQFYFNEIIIIFLAVMITDVILLDFFNTIGFPTSTTVSIVFEILGAAVAVSIVKMTNNADLSQDINTYINSASAMKIIFGILISVIVAFSVGALIQYLVRLWFTFDYEKNISRFGSIYGGLAIATITYFILVKGLKGSPFANYDMPNGEVLKDWVKHNAPLILGISFVGWTLILQVLSWITKINILKFIVFLGTFALAMAFAGNDLVNFIGVPMAGYNAFEFWQNAGSIAPGSFLMTDLAGKVPTNTLFLLIAGFVMVITLYTSKKAKNVIKTSLDLSRQEEGSERFGSSILARTIVRSFKNFGASFGQFVPGSLKRTVDNRFTPIAVTIEKPEDRPAFDLLRASVILVVSSALISFATSQKLPLSTTYVTFMVAMGASLADRAWGRESAVYRITGVISVIGGWFLTALSAFTVAFVLAYIIHWTNFPGIFILVVIAGLIIFRTHRYQKRKMKSKEKQLADIQEMEMDEISVIRKCSITVIDTLKTVSTNYGEIINGLITEDRKKLKKALKSINELNQYTKSLKDSSSETITKIRENDVETGHYYIQVLDYLREIAHCLTFIAKPAFDHIDNNHKELVPAQVEELGKLHESIKELYDFTLFVMKDNKYDNVDELIHKQQLILDQINTYKKKQLKRIKNKETGTRNTMLYMELLSESKNLLLHSINLLKSQRDFIVEHK from the coding sequence ATGGATAGTATCTATTTAATTTTAGTTATTGTATTGTTTGCACTGGCCATATCTGACCTTATTGTTGGAGTAAGCAATGACGCTGTTAACTTCTTAAACTCTGCCGTTGGCGCAAAAGCAGGTTCGTTTAAACTAATTATGCTGATTGCAGCTGCCGGGGTTTTTATCGGTGCAACTTTTTCTACTGGTATGATGGAAGTAGCCAGAAAAGGGATTTTTCATCCTGAACAATTCTATTTCAACGAAATAATCATTATTTTTCTTGCCGTCATGATCACAGATGTGATATTACTTGACTTTTTTAACACCATTGGATTCCCAACCTCAACTACGGTTTCTATTGTTTTTGAAATTTTAGGAGCAGCTGTTGCTGTTTCCATCGTTAAAATGACCAACAATGCTGATTTATCACAGGATATTAATACCTATATAAATTCAGCTAGTGCAATGAAAATTATTTTTGGAATACTCATATCGGTTATTGTTGCATTCTCTGTAGGTGCACTTATTCAATATTTAGTTCGATTATGGTTTACTTTCGACTATGAAAAGAACATAAGCCGTTTTGGATCTATTTACGGAGGATTAGCCATTGCAACTATCACGTATTTTATATTAGTCAAAGGATTAAAAGGGTCTCCTTTCGCAAATTATGATATGCCCAATGGAGAAGTATTAAAAGACTGGGTAAAGCACAATGCACCCTTAATTTTAGGAATTTCTTTTGTTGGATGGACGCTTATTTTACAGGTTTTAAGTTGGATTACCAAAATCAATATTCTTAAATTCATCGTATTTCTTGGCACATTTGCACTTGCTATGGCCTTTGCTGGAAACGATTTGGTCAACTTTATTGGTGTGCCTATGGCTGGCTATAATGCCTTTGAATTTTGGCAAAATGCAGGTAGCATTGCCCCTGGTTCATTTTTAATGACTGATTTAGCAGGTAAAGTTCCGACTAATACGCTTTTCTTGCTTATTGCTGGCTTTGTGATGGTGATAACCTTATACACCTCAAAAAAGGCAAAGAATGTAATTAAAACCTCCCTTGATCTGAGTCGTCAAGAAGAAGGTTCTGAACGTTTTGGATCATCCATTTTGGCAAGAACCATTGTCAGGTCTTTCAAGAATTTTGGAGCATCATTCGGTCAATTCGTTCCCGGAAGTTTAAAAAGAACAGTTGATAATCGTTTTACACCTATAGCAGTCACCATCGAAAAACCTGAGGACAGGCCTGCATTTGATCTATTACGAGCTTCCGTTATATTGGTTGTGTCCAGTGCTTTGATTTCCTTTGCCACATCACAAAAACTACCTCTTTCTACTACCTATGTAACCTTTATGGTTGCCATGGGGGCATCACTGGCAGATCGGGCTTGGGGTAGAGAAAGTGCCGTATATCGTATTACAGGTGTTATTTCTGTAATTGGTGGATGGTTTTTAACCGCACTCAGTGCATTTACTGTTGCTTTTGTTTTGGCCTATATCATTCATTGGACAAATTTTCCGGGCATTTTTATATTAGTAGTCATAGCTGGACTGATCATTTTCCGTACACATCGTTATCAAAAAAGGAAAATGAAATCGAAAGAAAAACAGTTAGCTGACATACAGGAAATGGAAATGGACGAAATTAGTGTGATCAGAAAATGTTCTATAACTGTTATTGATACACTGAAAACTGTTTCTACTAATTATGGCGAAATAATAAACGGATTAATAACTGAAGACAGGAAAAAACTAAAAAAAGCGCTGAAAAGTATTAATGAACTAAATCAGTATACAAAGTCTTTAAAAGATAGTTCAAGTGAAACTATTACAAAAATTAGAGAGAATGATGTAGAAACAGGTCATTATTATATTCAAGTATTGGACTATCTGCGTGAGATTGCTCATTGCTTGACTTTTATTGCCAAGCCTGCTTTCGATCATATCGATAATAATCACAAAGAATTAGTTCCTGCTCAGGTTGAAGAACTAGGTAAACTACATGAGTCAATTAAAGAATTATATGATTTCACATTATTTGTCATGAAAGATAATAAATATGATAATGTAGATGAGTTAATTCACAAACAACAACTCATTTTAGATCAAATTAATACCTACAAGAAGAAACAACTTAAGCGTATTAAAAACAAAGAAACAGGTACACGAAACACCATGCTATATATGGAGTTACTATCAGAATCAAAGAATCTTTTGCTTCATTCCATTAATTTATTAAAATCTCAACGCGATTTTATTGTAGAGCATAAATAG
- a CDS encoding Na/Pi cotransporter family protein codes for MTSWGIIIKVLVLIGSLGFFLYGMKLMSESLQKVAGKKMKSILSAMTSNRIKGVFTGFLVTTVIQSSSATTVMLVSFVNAGLLTLLEATGVIMGANIGTTVTAWIISLLGFKVSLSALSLPLIGLSLPLFFSSNERRKTWGEFIVGFAILFLGLQALKEAVPDIKSNPEILAFLSNYIDFGYWSVFIFIIVGTILTVVIQSSSATMALTLVLCYNGLIPFHIAAAMVLGENIGTTITANIAAIIGNVNAKRAARSHLIFNLIGVIWMIIFFFPFLRWIDNIVEFRTGFSILDNSSAVGFEKTKEILPIALAVFHTIFNIINTSLLIGFAPFIVKMTKWMVSSTDLSEDDDSHLQVFRSGFVSTSEISILQASKELSRFAKQIKKMIHFIPMLIEKNEKKIVAKAIKKIKKHEILADGNMEALSLYFAQISKGKISEQSSNLLKSYFRVNNELESIGDSCFKIAGRIEKVFGSKNEFKKEERNKLNELFELIDNAFDLAYLSINGKSNENTFKQARKLEFQINELRDDLIKNLMERINLNELSFEVGMVYKDVISAMEKMGDYIYNIQETLFDKNKVEEFN; via the coding sequence ATGACTAGTTGGGGAATAATCATTAAAGTATTGGTCCTAATTGGATCACTGGGGTTCTTTCTATACGGAATGAAACTGATGAGTGAGTCCTTGCAAAAAGTAGCTGGAAAAAAAATGAAGTCCATACTTTCTGCCATGACATCCAATAGAATAAAAGGCGTATTTACAGGCTTTCTTGTCACTACAGTAATACAATCATCATCAGCAACTACAGTTATGCTGGTTAGTTTCGTAAATGCCGGATTGTTAACGCTGCTTGAAGCGACAGGAGTTATCATGGGGGCCAATATTGGTACTACTGTTACTGCTTGGATTATTTCATTGCTTGGTTTTAAAGTCAGTTTAAGTGCCTTGTCATTACCACTTATTGGACTTTCCTTGCCTCTATTCTTTTCATCCAATGAAAGAAGAAAAACTTGGGGAGAATTTATAGTAGGATTTGCCATTTTATTTCTTGGTTTGCAAGCCTTAAAAGAAGCTGTTCCTGATATCAAGAGTAATCCTGAAATACTGGCATTCTTGTCAAATTATATAGATTTTGGCTATTGGTCAGTTTTTATTTTTATTATTGTTGGAACCATACTAACAGTTGTTATCCAATCATCCAGTGCAACCATGGCACTAACCCTTGTTTTATGCTACAATGGATTAATTCCATTTCATATTGCAGCAGCCATGGTATTAGGTGAAAATATTGGAACAACTATCACGGCTAATATTGCTGCTATCATTGGAAATGTAAATGCAAAACGAGCTGCGCGATCGCATCTAATTTTTAACCTAATCGGTGTGATATGGATGATCATATTCTTCTTCCCATTCCTTAGGTGGATTGATAATATTGTTGAGTTTCGAACAGGTTTTTCAATTTTAGATAATTCAAGTGCAGTTGGATTTGAAAAAACCAAGGAAATATTGCCCATTGCATTAGCTGTTTTTCACACCATATTCAATATCATTAATACGAGTTTATTGATAGGCTTTGCACCTTTTATTGTCAAAATGACAAAATGGATGGTCTCTTCAACTGATCTCAGTGAGGACGATGACTCTCATTTGCAGGTATTTAGATCCGGTTTTGTTTCTACTTCTGAAATTTCCATTTTACAGGCAAGCAAAGAATTAAGTCGCTTTGCAAAGCAAATTAAAAAAATGATTCATTTCATTCCTATGTTAATTGAAAAGAATGAAAAGAAGATTGTTGCAAAAGCCATAAAAAAAATCAAAAAACATGAAATTTTAGCTGATGGTAATATGGAAGCTTTATCTCTTTATTTTGCCCAAATATCAAAAGGTAAAATAAGTGAGCAAAGCTCCAATCTGCTGAAATCCTATTTCAGAGTTAATAATGAATTAGAAAGTATTGGGGATAGTTGTTTTAAAATAGCTGGCCGAATTGAAAAAGTATTTGGTAGTAAAAATGAGTTTAAAAAAGAGGAACGCAATAAGCTTAATGAACTATTCGAATTAATTGATAATGCATTTGATTTAGCCTATCTAAGTATTAATGGGAAGTCGAATGAGAACACTTTCAAGCAGGCAAGGAAACTTGAATTCCAAATTAATGAACTTAGAGATGATTTGATAAAAAATCTTATGGAAAGGATTAATTTGAATGAATTAAGTTTTGAAGTTGGCATGGTATATAAAGATGTAATTTCTGCCATGGAGAAGATGGGAGACTACATATACAACATCCAAGAAACCCTTTTCGACAAAAATAAAGTGGAAGAGTTTAATTAA
- a CDS encoding PKD domain-containing protein has product MKYIRIIWFANLLFLFCFNSASSQNIAGGEILGTVNKTNNKLYTNLYLYTNCYSQHPVTTKLFMKCASSGLVLDSITLNMSAPVDVSGLCPNQCNHCSDLNCSFPYGYRRYGYSGYFDLTSVNTCQEVVVYFQMFKRSSTITTGSASSDFYLKSRFSLSNPNQYSMQFFETSPRFLHCRNQDYFENVLLISSTEQDSIVYEITSPKENASKNINYNASYSYDKPLSFWGFPNKTLSYPRGFHLDPVSGDFYFRPLQSQETPVAIKATIYNADGFVAEMTREWILNINNCNSNFSPSLSGPFYYQVCSFSPKQFTVSAGDFDVNDSLLFDNSTNFNYKLISQDYSNPNNPKQTIEVLFGPNTNHSPEIVTLTVKDNKCPIQGSQSRAYVFDVIDGVFARTVVSDSSCGRYLFDLDLMMGDIKTIKWMIDSVVVSQDTSFYYQFYSEDTFYYSLELSGHNGCKYFFADKIITTITKPIVNAGLDDTVCFAGALYPLIGQPFPSMGHWQGNGVFMKDNYWYFNPSDSSVSENTSYELKYSYTSSNGCENSDSLNLYVLETPKPNLGASLTVCENANPVQLVGSPKSGVWSGAGVVNNIFDPDIGVGQYLLSYEVNTNGICPNSDTLSMHVAPLPEVHFSVSPINGEVPLLVDFKDSSMISSGNIATYHWNFGDGDTSFQYGSVQHTYTKAGLFSVILFCESDQACQSFAIRSNIVNSWPVSIEEFKHNEVEVFPNPCSKSLYIYSEEQRIQKVLLIDMLGNIVYTNSDISNNKTEIPPLNFKGLYILQVELISGENYFKPVLFN; this is encoded by the coding sequence ATGAAATACATCCGAATAATATGGTTTGCAAATTTGTTGTTTTTATTTTGTTTTAATTCTGCTTCTTCACAAAATATTGCAGGTGGTGAGATTCTGGGTACAGTAAATAAAACAAATAATAAACTATATACAAACTTGTATTTGTATACCAATTGCTACAGTCAGCATCCTGTTACAACAAAATTATTTATGAAATGCGCAAGCAGCGGGCTTGTATTGGACTCTATTACATTAAATATGTCGGCACCTGTAGATGTTTCTGGCTTATGTCCCAATCAGTGCAACCATTGCAGCGATTTGAATTGTTCATTTCCATATGGATACAGACGATATGGATACAGTGGCTATTTTGATCTGACATCGGTTAACACTTGTCAGGAGGTTGTTGTTTATTTTCAAATGTTCAAGCGCTCCTCTACCATAACAACAGGTTCGGCTTCTTCCGATTTTTATTTGAAGAGCCGATTTAGTTTAAGTAATCCAAATCAGTATAGTATGCAGTTTTTTGAAACAAGCCCTCGCTTTTTGCATTGTCGAAATCAGGATTACTTTGAAAATGTTCTGTTAATAAGTTCCACTGAGCAAGATTCAATTGTTTATGAAATTACATCTCCTAAAGAAAATGCAAGCAAGAACATAAATTACAATGCTTCCTATAGCTACGATAAACCCTTATCATTTTGGGGTTTTCCCAATAAAACATTGAGTTATCCAAGGGGGTTTCATTTAGATCCTGTATCAGGCGATTTTTATTTTCGTCCATTACAAAGTCAGGAAACACCTGTTGCCATCAAAGCAACTATTTATAATGCTGATGGTTTTGTGGCAGAAATGACCAGAGAATGGATATTGAATATTAACAATTGTAACAGTAATTTTTCGCCATCTTTAAGTGGTCCTTTTTATTATCAAGTCTGTAGTTTTTCACCAAAACAGTTTACAGTTAGTGCAGGGGATTTTGACGTAAATGATAGTTTGCTCTTTGATAATAGTACGAATTTCAATTATAAGTTAATTAGTCAGGATTATTCAAATCCGAATAATCCCAAACAGACTATAGAAGTATTATTTGGTCCGAATACGAATCATAGTCCTGAAATAGTAACGTTAACGGTTAAGGACAATAAGTGTCCCATACAAGGATCTCAAAGTAGAGCTTATGTATTTGATGTGATTGATGGTGTTTTTGCCAGAACTGTTGTTAGCGATTCAAGTTGTGGCCGCTACTTATTTGATTTAGATCTTATGATGGGCGACATTAAAACCATTAAATGGATGATTGATTCTGTTGTTGTTTCTCAGGATACTTCATTCTATTATCAGTTCTATAGCGAAGACACTTTTTATTATTCGCTTGAATTAAGTGGTCATAATGGATGTAAATACTTTTTTGCTGATAAAATAATTACGACAATTACAAAACCCATTGTAAATGCGGGTTTGGATGATACAGTTTGTTTTGCGGGAGCTTTATATCCTTTAATTGGGCAACCTTTCCCATCCATGGGGCATTGGCAAGGGAATGGTGTTTTCATGAAAGATAATTATTGGTATTTTAATCCAAGCGATAGCAGTGTTTCAGAAAATACAAGCTATGAGTTAAAATACAGTTACACATCTTCGAATGGATGTGAGAATTCAGATAGCCTGAATTTATATGTTTTAGAAACGCCAAAACCCAATTTAGGAGCAAGTTTGACAGTTTGTGAGAATGCAAATCCTGTTCAACTTGTTGGTTCACCTAAGTCTGGAGTTTGGTCAGGTGCTGGTGTCGTTAACAATATTTTTGATCCGGACATAGGTGTTGGACAATATCTCTTAAGTTATGAAGTCAATACGAATGGAATTTGCCCCAATAGCGACACATTATCAATGCATGTTGCTCCACTTCCTGAAGTTCATTTTTCGGTTTCGCCTATTAACGGAGAAGTACCGCTGTTAGTTGATTTTAAAGACAGCTCAATGATCAGTAGTGGCAATATTGCTACTTACCATTGGAACTTTGGCGATGGAGATACTAGTTTTCAATATGGCTCGGTTCAACATACCTACACTAAAGCTGGATTATTTTCTGTTATTTTGTTTTGTGAAAGTGATCAGGCATGCCAGTCCTTTGCTATCAGATCAAATATTGTTAATTCCTGGCCTGTTTCTATTGAAGAATTTAAGCATAATGAAGTAGAGGTCTTTCCGAATCCTTGCTCCAAATCCTTATATATTTATTCAGAAGAGCAAAGAATCCAAAAAGTTTTGTTGATTGATATGCTCGGAAATATTGTTTATACCAATTCTGATATATCAAATAATAAGACTGAAATACCACCGTTGAACTTTAAAGGGTTGTATATATTACAGGTGGAATTAATTTCCGGAGAAAACTACTTTAAACCTGTTTTGTTTAATTAA